In Exiguobacterium acetylicum, the genomic stretch GTACTCAAGCGTCATGCTGATGTCATGGTGATCTTGGACGAAGAAGCGGCATCTTTATTGTCAGATGACGCTAAACGTACAGGACGAGCAGCATATCTGAATTTCATGAAAGTATGACGATAAAAAAGCGATGAATCAAAAGGGATAGAGACAATCATTGGATTGACTCTATTCCTTTTTTTGATTCTGTTGAGCCTAGTCTCAAGCGATTTGTTATTTAGATGGAAAGGCAGCAACAGGACATATACCAAGAGCATTCAATCTCATGACACAGCGTACTAAGGATTCATGATTTTTTCAGTGCAATGATTCCATACGATTTCTTTAATCGAAACGTAAATTGACATTTCATTAAATGTCCGGATAATGGAGATTAGCGAACTTTACGGAAAATTTACATGAAAATGAGGGTTTACATGATGGAAACGCGATCCGCACGAAAGAAACAGCCAAGTGCTGGCAAGATGTTCATGAAAGTCATCGCTGCACTCGTCCTGCTTGTCACAATCATCGGTTCTGGATATGCTGGAGCTGTTTTTATTAAAACGCAAGAAACATTGGCAAAGACGCAGATTAACATTCCCGGCTCGAAGGTGAGCTCTAAATATGATGATGTTCCATCTGAATCGTTCTTGATTCTTGGAACGGATGAAACGAAAAAAAGTAAAGAACGAAATGAACCGGCGCGATCAGATGTCATGATCGTCGGGATCTTAAATAAAAAAACGGAACAATTAGTGTTGACGAGTATTCCGCGTGATTCACTCGTGAACATCGATTATTCGAAATACGATGTACCTTATGGTAAGACAGGTGTTGAGCAAGATAAAATCACCCATGCTCATTACTTCGGTTCGATGGATAAATCGAATTCCTATAATGGGATTAAATTAGCGCGTGAAACGACAGAAAACCTACTCGGTATTCAAATCGATCACGTCGTTAAAGTTAACTTCCAAGGATTCGTTCAATTGATCGATGCATTGGACGGCGTAGACATCGATGTACGATATGCGTTCAAAGAGCAAGATTCAAAACGTAAAGCCGGTACTGTCACTGTTGATAAAGGAATGCAACATTTAACAGGAGAGCAAGCACTTGCTTACGTCCGGAACCGTCATGATGATCCGCTCGGTGATATCGGACGCGGTCAAAAACAGATGCAAGTCATTCAAGCGGTCGCTAAAGAAGCGGCAAGTTTCCGTTCCCTCAGTGCATACCGTGATATTTTGGATGCTGTCGGTGATAACGTCGAAACGAACTTAGGTCCGAACGATTATACACGTTTAGCAGATTTCACAGCAGCGTTACGTAATACGACGGAGTACCAACTCGCTGGAGAAGGCTACATCGGTATTAGCGGGAAATGGGAGTATCACCTCGATCCGAATCAATTGGAGCAAGTGAAAAGTAACTTAGCAAAAGCGATGCAAGGTCAAGAAGTCGAACCGATCAAGGAAGAGACAGACCCGGCACAAAGTACGACAGAAGAACCCGTGACAGAGACGGAAGCCGTCCCTGCACAGTAAGACACACTAAAAATCCCCTTGTATCATCGTCATTGTACGACGATACAAGGGGATTTTTAGCGTTGGCGTTCCATTTCGACGGTAAAGGTATAGCGGTCGCCACGATAGGCGGAGATGACGTATTCAAATGGTTGCTCTGTTGTCAGGTACGTCAGTTGCTCGACGGATAAGACAGGTGAAGCGGTCGATAGACCAAGGTGACCCGCTTCCTCCTTCGTCGCGAGACGTGATTCAAATGTCTGACTCGCACGTCCGAGGTTCAATCCGCTCGCTTCAGCGAATGCATAGAGCGATGCGGTCGCGACGTCTTGATCAAGTCCGGGTAGGAGTTGTTCCGGGATGTAGACGGTCTCAAGAGCAAGCGCTTGCTCATCAGCGATTCGTAAACGTTTCAATTCATACACGGATGCCCCTTCGCGAATCCGGAGCTTGTTTGCGATCGTCATCGACGCGTCGATGATTTGATAGGAGAGAAGCGCACTCGTCGGTTCTAGTCCAAGATGTTCCATCTCTTCCGAGAAACTCGTCAAGCCAGACAGTTGCATGACGATTTTTTTATTCGCGACGAATGTTCCTCGTCCTTTTTGACGAATCAAGTAACCGGCGTTGACCAAATTTGAAATGGCTTGGCGGACCGTCATTCGGCTAATTTGATGCGCTTCCGCAAATTCGCGCTCGGACGGAATCAGATCGCCAGGTTGAAGAACACCGCTTTCGATTTGTTGTTTTAAGGCAGCTTCGATTTGATAGTAGATGGGGAGTGGTGAATTTTTATTGATATGCTGAATCACGGCATTTCGTCCCTTCGCGATCGGTAGTCTTTCGTCTAGTGTACTAGGAAAAAGGCAAGCCGACAAACGATTCTGGATGAAATATGGCATAATACAGAGTGAAACTGACAGAGAAAGGTGGTCGAGGCATGCGCCCCGAACAAATAGAATCCGATGTCCGAACCTTTCAGACATCCATTCGCACGACAAAACAAGTAGATGGCTATTGGGTTGCTCTAGAGAAAAGTTACTTCTATCCGGAGAGCGGTGGACAGCCGGCGGACCGTGGAACATTGAACGACCAACCGGTCCTTGACGTTCAAATCGAGGACGGTGTCGTCTGGCACCAACTGGCGACGCCACTCACGGGTGACGTCACCGGTATCGTAGATGACGCAGTCCGGATCGATCATGCGGCGCAGCATACGGCACAACATGTCATCTCTGCAATCCTACAAGATGAATCAAATATCAAGACACTTAGTTTTCGGACGGGAAGTGAGGTCTCGACGCTTGATATCGAGACACCTGAATGGACAACTCTGCAACAAGAACAGCTGGATCGACGATTACGCCAGGTGATTGAACAAGGATTACCGATCACAGCGACCGAATATGACGAGGCGGAAGCGCTACGCTTACCATTACGAAAAACACCGCAAGTCGAAGGACGGATTCGTGTCGTTCAAATCGGCACACTCGACTACAGTGCTTGTGGTGGAACGCATCTCGATTCGACGGCACAGCTCGAGTTAATTCTTTTTACTGGAGTCGAACGAATTCGTGGGAACATTCGTCTTTCTTATGTCGCAAAAGAACGGGCACATCAACTTCTACAGGCAGAACGTCATGCCTTGCGGGAAGCAGCACAAGCTTTATCAGTTAAACCAGTTCAAATTCCAGAAGCAATTCAAGCGGTACAGGACGATCAGAAGCGCTTAACGAAACAGGTCGAACATGCCCAGGAACAACTCGCGACGTTCACACTCGCTCACGCTTTGGAACAACAAGAAGGGCTTCTTGTGTTTGAACATCTGGAGGAAGAGATCAAGGTTTCCGAACAACTCGCGAAAGCGATTCAAGAAGCGGGACGTATTGGTGTCGTCTGGAATGCGACGGTGAACAAGTTACTGATGAGCAGTCCAGGTGAACCGCATCTCGGGAAGTTTGCCAAAGCGCATGTCCAAGCATTCAATGGGCGTGGCGGTGGAAGTGCGATCCAGGCACAAGCACAATTTACGAATCGGGATGATGCGATGGCATATGTCGATCGATTACGGGAGGAATATCAGTTATGACAGTCATTCAAGTACGTACAGCAGAACAACATCAAGCCGTCCGGATGATCCGGGAGCGTGTCTTCGTCGAGGAACAAGGCGTGCCGCGTCATCTTGAATACGATACACATGATGAAACAGCGATTCATCTGCTTGTCCTCGATGAGCAGAGCCGGCCGGTCGCAACGGGACGCACCCGTCCATATGACGACCAACGGATGAAGGTGGAACGTGTCGCGACGCTAGCGACAGCACGAGGAAAAGGATACGGTGGCGAGTTGATGCAAGCGATGGAACGAGTCGCACGTCGCGAAGGGAAGCAATTGCTGACGCTCGGTGCACAAGTCCAGGCAATCCCGTTCTATCAAGGACTCGGGTATACGATCGTCTCCGATGAATTCGACGATGCGGGCATCCCGCACCGAACGATGGAGAAGAAAATGTAAGTCTTTTTGAAAGAAATCCTGCAAAAAGGGTTTCTTTTTTTTGTTTTCTATGTATATATATAATTCATAATGAATTTTTATACAGACAGATGAATTTAAAACCAGGAGGGAATTATACATGTCGAAACAAAAACTGATCTTAGCTTACTCTGGGGGACTTGATACATCGGTAGCCATCAAATGGTTGAGCAAGGACTATGACGTCATTGCCTTATGCATGGATGTCGGAGAAGGAAAAGATTTATCCGTCATTAAAGAAAAAGCACTCCTCGTCGGTGCAATCGAATCGATCGTCCTCGATGTAAAAGAAGAATTCGCACAAGACTTCGTCTTGCCGGCACTTCAATATGGCGCGCATTACGAAAATGCCTATCCGTTGATTTCAGCGCTTTCGCGTCCGTTGATCGCAGAAAAGCTCGTCGAAGTCGCGCATCAACATGGTGCAACGGCGGTCGCTCACGGATGTACCGGAAAAGGGAACGACCAAGTCCGGTTCGAAGTTTCGGTCGCAGCACTTGATCCATCACTCGAAGTCATCGCACCGGTTCGGGAATGGAAATGGTCACGGGAAGAAGAAATCGCCTATGCGAAAGAAAACAACGTGCCGATCCCGATCAACCTCGACAGCCCATACTCAATCGACATGAACCTCTGGGGACGGAGTAACGAGTGTGGCGTCCTAGAAAACCCTTGGACAGAGCCACCACAAGACGCTTACGCGTTAACAGTAGCGCCAGAAGACGCACCGGATCAGGCAGAAGAAGTCATCATTGGCTTTGAAGCAGGTGTTCCGGTCTCGATCAACGGAACGACGTATCCACTGGCGAAACTGATCACGGAACTGAACATCATCGCTGGTGCACATGGGGTCGGACGGATCGACCACGTC encodes the following:
- a CDS encoding GNAT family N-acetyltransferase — encoded protein: MTVIQVRTAEQHQAVRMIRERVFVEEQGVPRHLEYDTHDETAIHLLVLDEQSRPVATGRTRPYDDQRMKVERVATLATARGKGYGGELMQAMERVARREGKQLLTLGAQVQAIPFYQGLGYTIVSDEFDDAGIPHRTMEKKM
- a CDS encoding LCP family protein, with amino-acid sequence MMETRSARKKQPSAGKMFMKVIAALVLLVTIIGSGYAGAVFIKTQETLAKTQINIPGSKVSSKYDDVPSESFLILGTDETKKSKERNEPARSDVMIVGILNKKTEQLVLTSIPRDSLVNIDYSKYDVPYGKTGVEQDKITHAHYFGSMDKSNSYNGIKLARETTENLLGIQIDHVVKVNFQGFVQLIDALDGVDIDVRYAFKEQDSKRKAGTVTVDKGMQHLTGEQALAYVRNRHDDPLGDIGRGQKQMQVIQAVAKEAASFRSLSAYRDILDAVGDNVETNLGPNDYTRLADFTAALRNTTEYQLAGEGYIGISGKWEYHLDPNQLEQVKSNLAKAMQGQEVEPIKEETDPAQSTTEEPVTETEAVPAQ
- a CDS encoding argininosuccinate synthase, with the protein product MSKQKLILAYSGGLDTSVAIKWLSKDYDVIALCMDVGEGKDLSVIKEKALLVGAIESIVLDVKEEFAQDFVLPALQYGAHYENAYPLISALSRPLIAEKLVEVAHQHGATAVAHGCTGKGNDQVRFEVSVAALDPSLEVIAPVREWKWSREEEIAYAKENNVPIPINLDSPYSIDMNLWGRSNECGVLENPWTEPPQDAYALTVAPEDAPDQAEEVIIGFEAGVPVSINGTTYPLAKLITELNIIAGAHGVGRIDHVENRLVGIKSREVYECPGATVLLKAHAALETITLTKDVAHFKPLLSKQYAETIYNGLFHAPLTKGLKAFLTATQQDVTGEVRVKLFKGNATVTGRQSAVSLYDEKLATYTKEDAFDHEAAKGFIKLHGLAVSTHASVHRQAGVTK
- the phnF gene encoding phosphonate metabolism transcriptional regulator PhnF; this encodes MIQHINKNSPLPIYYQIEAALKQQIESGVLQPGDLIPSEREFAEAHQISRMTVRQAISNLVNAGYLIRQKGRGTFVANKKIVMQLSGLTSFSEEMEHLGLEPTSALLSYQIIDASMTIANKLRIREGASVYELKRLRIADEQALALETVYIPEQLLPGLDQDVATASLYAFAEASGLNLGRASQTFESRLATKEEAGHLGLSTASPVLSVEQLTYLTTEQPFEYVISAYRGDRYTFTVEMERQR
- a CDS encoding alanyl-tRNA editing protein is translated as MRPEQIESDVRTFQTSIRTTKQVDGYWVALEKSYFYPESGGQPADRGTLNDQPVLDVQIEDGVVWHQLATPLTGDVTGIVDDAVRIDHAAQHTAQHVISAILQDESNIKTLSFRTGSEVSTLDIETPEWTTLQQEQLDRRLRQVIEQGLPITATEYDEAEALRLPLRKTPQVEGRIRVVQIGTLDYSACGGTHLDSTAQLELILFTGVERIRGNIRLSYVAKERAHQLLQAERHALREAAQALSVKPVQIPEAIQAVQDDQKRLTKQVEHAQEQLATFTLAHALEQQEGLLVFEHLEEEIKVSEQLAKAIQEAGRIGVVWNATVNKLLMSSPGEPHLGKFAKAHVQAFNGRGGGSAIQAQAQFTNRDDAMAYVDRLREEYQL